One Natrinema longum genomic window, GATCGAACGGTCGTTGGCGTTCAGCGCCATGTGTGAATCGGTGCCTGTACTCGAACGCTCTGCACACTTAGCCGCTTGGAAACCGGAGTCCGACGGTTCATCGCCTCCTCAGACGTGATACAGATACTCGCGCTCGAGCACCGGCGGCAGGATCACCTCGAGTTCGCCGGCGGTCTCGTGTGTGTCGATCGCCTCCAGAGCCGCCTCGAAGGCGGCGAGGGAATCGCCCTCGAGACGGTGGAAGAACAGCGAGGTGATGGCCCGCATCGATGCCGTGCGCTCGACGGCAGTTCGCGCTCGCTCGACTGAGGGTTCGCCGATCCGAGACGTTTGACGGGGGTTTACCGCATAGCCCTGGACCGGTCGGCCGCCCGCGAACCCGATGTCGTGGTACTCCTCGACGAGGGCGAGCGTTCGCTCGTCGTAGTCCCCGTGTGGGTAGGCGAAATATCGAGCACCTTCGGTGAACCCTTCCGCCTCGAGCCAGGCTTTGCCTCGACTGATCTCCGCGTCCTGTCGCTCCGTGTCGAGTTCCGAAAGGTGGGGATGGGAGTAACAGTGGTTGCCGATGACCCACCCGGCGTCGTGGAGTTCGTGGACCTGATCGACCGTCAGACGGGGGAACCCGCCAGGATCGTCGGCACCGCGAGTCTCCGCTTCGATCCGGCCGGGGTTGACGAACGAGACTGCGGGATAGCCGTACTCCTCGAGGATCGGAAGCGCCGTCGTGTAGTCGGTGACGTGGGCGTCGTCGAACTGGATCATCACGCACCCGGTGTCGGGCCGTGCCACGAGATGGAAATCGTCGATCCAGACCGTCCGGCGCTCCCCCTCGTTCGTTCTGACGAGGACGAACACCTCGCGAACGGCCGTTGGATCGAACCCGTCCGCGACCGTCTCGACGCCGAAGTTGTAGCGGACGAGCGGGAGGGTCCCCTTGATCCCGCGGCGATAATCGAGTTCGTTGCCGTCGTCGTCGATCAGTCGGAGCCAGGGCACGACGAGGCCGTCCGCCGCGACGGCGAGACCGGGGACGGTATCGGAAAGGTCCCGCGGCTCCGCGAACGACGTCGATATTCCGCCGCTCCGTTCGGCCGCTGGAATCTCGAGTCTGGCGCTCTGGGTGCCGACAACCGATCGGCTCGCGTCCGCCGAGAGCGTCGCGTTGAGAGGGTCCCACGGATCGAGCGACTCGAAGTCGTCGATCCTGCCGGCCAGCGCAGGGTCGTCCGTCGATGGTCCGTCATCGGGGTCGGTACTCTGTGGCGGGGTCGGATCCCCGGTCGAATTCGAAGCCGACCCTGGCGACGACGAATCGGACGCGTTCAACGTGGCACAGCCGGCCAGACAGAATGACGAGGTCAGCGCGAGGTAGCGTCGCCGTTGCATTCACCGCGAGAACACGTCGGCGAGAGATATTGTTACAGTCACGTTACCGTCCCGGTTTCCGACGGACGCCGACGCTGAACGAACGCAGCCGACTCGGACGGCGTTCGTCTGCGGTTCTCGTGACTTCTCTCGACGACTTCAGCGACGCCGAGGCGGCGGTAACGGTCGAGAAGCAGTTAGCTGTCGTCGCCGTCCGCGCTGACGACCGTCGAGACGTCGATATCGTCGGGTTCGTCCCTGCCGCCGACGACGAGTTCGCCGTCCTCGGTTTCGACGTAGACATCGTCGGCAAATCCGCCCTCAGCGTGGGGGTGTTCGGGATCCTCGAGGCGCTCGGGCGTCGACGGTGCTTCGGGGAGGCCCGCCGGCGGCGCAAACTGACCGAGGGGGTCGTCGATCGTAACGTCCCACCGGTCGAAGAAGTCCCCGTAGCGGTCGTAGTGGGCCTCGAGTTCGTCGGCAGGGAACTCCATCATCTCGGTCCAGCCGTGGTTGTAGAAATCGAAGTTGGCCTGGATGTGGGTTATCTCGCGGGCCTCGGCCTCGGAGTAGCCCTCCTGGAGCGCCCGCAGGTAGGCGTCCATCGTCGCGTCGAAGAGCCCGTCGAGGTGGGCCGTGCGCTCCTCGGCGTGGGCGGGATCGGCCTTGTCGGCGAAAATCTTGGTGTGGAGTCTGACCAGTCCTGCGTTGGCGAGCGATCGAACGCCCGGCGTCTCGAGGGCCGTCCGATAGGCGAAGTGTTTCGCGTTTTGGCGGAGCTTCATGACCGGGACTTGGGCGCAAGGAGGGAAGAACGATTCGGACAACAATGTTGTGCCGTAAGCCCCGTCGTCGTCTCGGGGCGGTCCACGAGGGGGTGGGCAGTCGTCCGAGATAGCGGCAAACCTCCCTCTCTCGAGAAACGATGTCGAAAGACCGGCGATCGATACACTCGAGTGAACATATTCGGCGTTCAGTGTACGTTCGTTGTGTGCTATCAGTCAGTCCAGCAAAATAGACGAGATAGCAACCCACTTTAACCCGCATTACGAACGTTCGGGATATGACTCAGTACGTCATCATCGGTGACGGGATCTCGGGTAGCTCGGCTGCCGAGACCCTCCGGGAGGAAGACCCGGACGCGAAGATTACCGTCATCACCGATGAGGGGGAGCCACTGTACAATCGGATCCTCATCAAGGAACACGCCAAAGGAAAGCTCCCCGAAGCCCCTATCTCGATCCACGAGGAGGAGTGGTACGAGGACCGCAACATCGAGCTTTCGTTGAACACCTACGTTACGAGCGTCGATACCGACGCGAAGGTGGTCAATACCCACGAAAGCGGCGAGATTCCGTACGACAAACTGCTCGTCGCAACCGGTGGAACGCCGACACAACTGCCCGTCGAGAACAGCGACGCCGACGGCATCCACCACTTCTGGACGTTTCAGGACGCTCGTGGGATTCGCGAGCACGCGGAGCGATCCGACACCGGCGTCATCGTCGGTGCCGGCCTGCTGGGCATCGACTTCGCGGCGGTCTGTGGCGCACAGGGGATCGACGCCAACTACCTGATGCGTGGCGACCGATGGTGGCGATACGCGCTCTCGAGCGACGGCGCGGAGATCATGCACGAGGGGATGCGAGAGGTCGGCGTCGAACCCGTCTTCGATAGCGGGGTCGATCACTTCGAGGTCGACGACGAGGGACACGTCACGGCCGCGGTCGACCCCAACGGCGATCGCTTCGAGTGTGACTTCGCGGGGGTCGCTATCGGACTGAACTTCAACACCGAGTTCCTCCGTGGAGCCGGCATCGAACAGGACAACGGGATCGTCGTCGACGAGTACATGCAGACCAACGTCGACGACGTCTACGCCGCGGGCGATCTCACCCGCTTCTACGACGTCCTGCTGGGCGAACAGGGCCAGAACGGTTCGTGGGGCTCGGCCAAGGAACAGGGTCGCGTCGCCGCGGTCAACATGGCCGCCGACGAGGAAGCCGAAGCGTTCCAGTGGGTCTCTTCGTACTCGATTACGCACTTCGACTTCCCGTTCCTCTCCTTTGGCCACCCGACGCTCGGCGACGAACACGCCGAGCGCAAGTACAGCGACACCGAGTGGCGACGCATCGCGTTCAAAGACGGCCGGATCGTCGGCGGCGTCCTCATCGGCGACCTCTCGCCACAGAGCAAGTTCAAGCAGCTGATGCGCGAACAGCGCATCGTCGCCGATCAAGCCGACGTCCTCCTCGAGCAGACCGTCGACCTCGACGACCTCGCTGCGCCACAGGAACAGTAGCCGGCGTCCGGTACCGCGGTTCGAAATCAGTTTTTCCGTCGAGAGATCTCGATCGGTGCGTTGGGTCGCCGAAAGCGACCGGCAAGCCACACGGACAGCCGTTTCCGTTCTCCAGGATACCGCTGTCTCACCGGCGATGAGTCCGCCGGCACCCGAACTCCCGAGGTCCCAGCGGTTCGGGCCACCGCATCGAACGAACAACCGACAGGAATGTGACCCGAACGCGACCGTTGGCGGTGCACCGGGCGGAACTATTAAGTCCTATCAAGATATTTGGTAACGATGTACATGGCAGCCAGTGAACACCGCAGTCGATCAGTACAACTCGAGACCGTCGAGGTCCGACTCGAGCCCGTCGAATCGGTCGGGGCGGATGCGACGGTTCGCCACATCGATCAACTCGGTTCGGGGACACTGGCCGCCGTCTATCGTGCCGCTGCGACGGACCGGACCGTATCGGTCGCCGAAACCGAACTCGAGCCGGGAGAAGTGATCGTCGCGACGGACTACTACCGCGTCGAACCGGTCTGAGTTTCCACGCCACCGGCCCTGTCGGCCTCGCTGAGCGCTCGTATCGAAGTCGTTTTCCCGCGTGCGCGCCTTCGATAGCGCATGAACGGCGACAGCGACATGACACTGGCGTTCGAACTCGAGGCGCTCAAAGAGCTCGCCTCGCCCGAACGCGTGTTCGAAGACGCCAGAGGCTGGACCGAGTACATCGGCGTCGTCTCCGAGAAACCGACCTACGTGGTGACGAACTTCACCCGGAAGAACCGCATCCGACAGGACTTCTTCTCCGGCCCACGCGGGAAAGCCGAGAGCCTCGAGGGCGTCAAAGACCAGTTCGACACCGATCGCTACGTCTACATCGGTGCCAGCGACGAGGACGAAGAGCTCGCAGACTCGGTCGACTGGGAGTATCTCGCCGTCGAGGACGCGGCCGACGCGGCCGACTGGATCCTGGCGACGACGGCCGACGACGAGGACGACGACGCAGAGCAGGTCCGCGACGACTGGCCCTGAGACCGTCCTGACGAGCGCCCGCGATAGTTCGCCTCCGGTTGCCGCGTCGCGTCTTCTCGAGGTGTCCGTCGCGGCGTCGTTCGAACTCACGTTCGATGACGAGACGATATCCATTCGAATGGATAATTCGTTTGCAGTCACCGTCGGTCGAAGCGACCGCGGGTCGGACCTGCTTATTAGCCGTCTCAAACGTATTCGAGTCGGGCCGTTGTCAGTATGTAATAAAGACGACAAGAATTATACTGCCTGCGGAGTACGAGCGAGTATGCAGACCGTCTCATCGACAGTGGCCGACGCGACGCCGGCTCAGAGGGGCGACCATGGCGGCGATTGAACTCGAGGGGCTGACGAAACGGTTCGGCGACGTCGTCGCCGTCGATGGGCTGGATCTGACCGTCGAAGAAGGGGAGATCTTCGGCTTTCTGGGCCCCAACGGCGCGGGGAAGTCGACCACGATCGACATTCTCCTGGATTTCATCCGCCCGACCGGCGGGACCGCGACCGTGCTTGGACACGACGCCCAGTCGGAGGGGTTAGCCGTCCGCGCTCGGACCGGCGTCCTCCCGGACGCCTACCACGTCTACGATCGGCTCACCGGCCGCCAGCACGTCGAGTTCGCCATCGAAATGAAAGGCGTCGACGACGATCCCGACGCGCTGCTCGAGCGGGTCCGTATCGCCGATGCCGCCGACCGGAAGGCCGGCGGGTATTCGAAGGGGATGCGCCAGCGGCTGGTGTTGGCCATGGCGCTGGTCGGCGACCCCGACCTGCTCGTCCTCGACGAACCCTCGACCGGGCTCGACCCCAACGGTGCCCGCGAGATGCGCGAGATCATCCGCGAGGAGAACGACCGCGGGACGACCGTCTTCTTCTCGAGTCACATCATGGAGCAGGTCGAGGCGGTCTGTGATCGCGTGGCGATCATCGATCGCGGCCGACTCGTCGCCGTCGATACGATCGACGGGCTCCGGGATTCGTCGGAGACGGGCGAGACGCTGTACGTCTACGTCACGGAACTCGACGCGGACGTCGTCGAGCGCGTCGAACCACTCGCAGGCGTCGGGAGCGTGGCGATCGACGACGGCCGCCTGCGGGTGACGGTCGACGGCGTCTCGAAGTTCGCCGTCCTGCACGCCATCGACGAGGTGGCCCCCGTCCAGGACTTCTCGGTCGTCGAATCGTCCCTCGAGGATCTGTTCGTTCGCTACACCAACGAGGGACAGGAGGGAGCGGGATGACCTGGCTCGCCGTCGCGAAGAAGGACTTCCGCGACGCCATCCAGTCGCGTGCCCTGTGGGCGCTCGTCGCCGTCTTCGTCGTGCTCTCGCTCGTCTCCACCTACGCGTACGTCGAAGCGCCCGCGCTGTTAGGGTCGGCGACGGAAGCGACGTTCGGCGGCCTGGTTTTCTTCACGATCGGGTTCACCGGGCTCTTCGTACCGCTGGCGGCGATCGTCGTCTGTTACAAGTCCCTCGCCGGCGAGCGCGAACTCGGGAGCATCAAGCTGTTGCTCTCCTTGCCGACTACCCGAGGGCAGGTCTTCGCCGGGAAGGTCGTCGGGCGAGCGGCCGTCCTCGCGTTCGGGCTCGGCGTCGGGCTCGTCGTCGGACTCGGCTTTGGCTCCGCGTTGCTCGGTTCCCTCGACGCCGCCGCGCTCCTGGTGTTCGTGCTCGTCACGCTGGCGTTTACAGCCATCTACGCGGCGATCGTCGTCGGCATCTCGGCGACGACGGGGTCGACCTCGCGTGCGACGACGCTGGCGCTCGGGTTCTTCGTCGTCTTCGAACTGCTGTGGGACGTAATCCCGATGGGGATCCTTTACGTCGTCGAGGGGTTCTCGCTCCCGTCGACGATTCCCGACTGGGTATTTCCCGTCATGCAGCTGTCGCCGTCCTCGGCGTACCTCTCGACGATCGTCGCGCTGTTGCCCGATCTCGCCGACGTGGCCGGTGCCGACCCGACCCAGGCGGGGGCCGGCGTCGAGGTACCGGCCGACGCGGCCGAACCGTTCTACGCGAGCCCCGAGGTCGGCGTCGTCGTCTTGCTCCTGTGGCTCGTCGTTCCGTTCGCCGTCGGCTACTATCGGTTCAGCGCGGCCGATCTCTGACGCGCTCACGATCGCCGTCGTCCCCCTCCCTCGCTGCCGACCGATACGCCGAGTCGTCGCGCTTATGCCCGCCGCTTACGAAGGAAGGCCAATGGCAGACCCCCGCGGTCCGGGTTCGGCTGTCGACGGCCTCGAGTTACCCTGCGGGGAGACCGTCGACCCCCACGAGATCGATCTCGGGATGCGCGAGTACAGTTGTCCCTGCGGTGACGTCCACGCCGTCGTGACGGACGTCCACCCGCCCTCGCGCTTTTTCCCCGAATCGCTCGTCGCCGTCCTCCAGGAGACGATCGAGACGGACGACGAGTTCGAGGAGTTCGGCACGCCCCACCTGCTGGGTGTCGTTCTCGAGGAGTTCCCCGACGACGTTGTCGTCCACGACGCGAGCGACGACGGTGCCGTCGGCTACACCCTGCTGTGGATGACCGCGTTCGACGCCCGCCGACTCCACGAGGTCGTCGTCGAACTCGTCGTCGAACTGATGGAACACGCGATCAGTCACGCCGACGACGACGCTGCCGTCTCGGAGTTCGAGTCCCAGATGCTCGAGTTCGACGTCGCGGAGTTCGTCGAGCAATACCGGCGAGAGCGGGACTTCGAGAGCGAGCATGATCAACCCGTATAGCTGCGATTACCCATCGTCTGCAAATGAGACGAGTAGTTCCCCGTCGAAGCAGGCGAAGCCGCGGAAACGGTGCTTTCAGCCTCAGTTTTATAGTATCCAGAGAAGAAAGTTATTTGACCGGTGATTCGTTTGACTAAATATGGGAGGTAATTTACGTCGACGGGATTTCCTCGCTTCTACGCCCATTTTTTTGAGCACTTTAGCTGGCTGTTCAGTGTTACAGAACGAATCTCGGATTTTGCAGACGATGGTCGTGAATCACACTGATGAAGACATCGAAGTACAATTGGTGGTCATTCGCGATGGAGAGAATATTATCGAGCAAAGATTCGGTCTTCCTCCACAAAGCCGGGATACATCTAACTTCTCTTCAAAATCACGGATGAAGATAGAAAACCTCTCTGAAGGGTCAAAATTGAAAGCCTCAATAATTGTTGATGGCAATCGAAAAGAGACAACGAATATTGTAATAGATTGTGATTCAGATGCTGCAGGTGACAATATTGGTTTTAGAGTGTATGATGAGTATATTGATGCTAAAGGGGGCTGTGCAGCTGCCAGAAATATCTTAAATGCTAAATAAAATATATATATATATATATATATATATATATATATATATTATGTATCTACTGAATCATACCAGGCTTCTGGGGATTGTGCCCAGTCTGGTGTGACTGTTTTATACATGCCAACAGGAGTGGCATCAAAGCACGTACAAGGAGTGCTATCCGCATAGTGGAACGTATATTCTGGTTGGAATTCGATCGAGCACATCATGTCATCGGCAGGCCATTCATTATGAACTCTTAATGAGAATTGAGTAGTTTTACCCTTATCAGATAATTCTCTCGGCAAGTCATTATACGATCCACTAAGGTCAACGTCAAAGTCATATATAGTCCCACCATCGTGATATTCTACTGTAGTTGAACTTCCGGATCCGTCCATAACATAGTCAGCAATGGATGCTCCAATTGAGGCAAGTTTTCCAGTACTACGAACAATGTCTAAAGCCAATCCAAGTTCGTCGTTATCGTTTTCTCCATCACCGTCGGCTGGTTCGGGATGAGAGAAATTGATGTAACCTTCCTGCTCATCATAGAACGGTTCAACATGTAACGAGTAGTTGCTTGGCTGAATGTGATTTACAGAATCACAGTCGAATATGTCATTAGGACGATTACCAAAGTATACATAAAATCTCCATACATTAGATTGGTTCTCTCCAATTTCATTATATTTATGGTCCTTTCTGGTATCAGCTAAAATACCAAAATTCACCTGATAATTTGTATTCTCACATCTCCCTTCGAGTGTACTTTCATGAGAATATTCAGTGATAACACCACTATCTCCAGAGGTAGATGTAGGATCCGTTTTCTCATGTTCAATCTTCTTCTCTCTCTGATCTAATTTTCTCTGGTTCTTTCTATATTCTGATATACGAGATGGGGAAGAGTCTGTTGGGAGGCCTTCACTCGGTAGTTCAAAGTTTAGTGGATGGTCCTTCCATTCGGGAGCAGTAGTTGGATTAATTAAATCTTTACTATCATTTATCTTATCTGGATTGATAAGATAAAACCCTAGTCTTCCATACTCTCCCGAGGGACGGCTTAGCATTCCAGAGACGTAGTTTGTCTTTTGATCTATGCGTACTTTTAGTGGGGTCTTTTGGCCCGAGCGGGAATCCCTCGAAATGAACTCTTCATCAGATAGAATACCGGTATAACGAGATCCTTCTTGGTCTGTATTTGTGGCTGTGTTGAATCGCCATACAGCGGTGGATTTCACTGTTTGACGGCCCGCTTGATGTTATAGACGACACACATC contains:
- a CDS encoding ABC transporter permease, producing the protein MTWLAVAKKDFRDAIQSRALWALVAVFVVLSLVSTYAYVEAPALLGSATEATFGGLVFFTIGFTGLFVPLAAIVVCYKSLAGERELGSIKLLLSLPTTRGQVFAGKVVGRAAVLAFGLGVGLVVGLGFGSALLGSLDAAALLVFVLVTLAFTAIYAAIVVGISATTGSTSRATTLALGFFVVFELLWDVIPMGILYVVEGFSLPSTIPDWVFPVMQLSPSSAYLSTIVALLPDLADVAGADPTQAGAGVEVPADAAEPFYASPEVGVVVLLLWLVVPFAVGYYRFSAADL
- a CDS encoding DUF6149 family protein is translated as MKLRQNAKHFAYRTALETPGVRSLANAGLVRLHTKIFADKADPAHAEERTAHLDGLFDATMDAYLRALQEGYSEAEAREITHIQANFDFYNHGWTEMMEFPADELEAHYDRYGDFFDRWDVTIDDPLGQFAPPAGLPEAPSTPERLEDPEHPHAEGGFADDVYVETEDGELVVGGRDEPDDIDVSTVVSADGDDS
- a CDS encoding polysaccharide deacetylase family protein, whose protein sequence is MQRRRYLALTSSFCLAGCATLNASDSSSPGSASNSTGDPTPPQSTDPDDGPSTDDPALAGRIDDFESLDPWDPLNATLSADASRSVVGTQSARLEIPAAERSGGISTSFAEPRDLSDTVPGLAVAADGLVVPWLRLIDDDGNELDYRRGIKGTLPLVRYNFGVETVADGFDPTAVREVFVLVRTNEGERRTVWIDDFHLVARPDTGCVMIQFDDAHVTDYTTALPILEEYGYPAVSFVNPGRIEAETRGADDPGGFPRLTVDQVHELHDAGWVIGNHCYSHPHLSELDTERQDAEISRGKAWLEAEGFTEGARYFAYPHGDYDERTLALVEEYHDIGFAGGRPVQGYAVNPRQTSRIGEPSVERARTAVERTASMRAITSLFFHRLEGDSLAAFEAALEAIDTHETAGELEVILPPVLEREYLYHV
- a CDS encoding NAD(P)/FAD-dependent oxidoreductase, which gives rise to MTQYVIIGDGISGSSAAETLREEDPDAKITVITDEGEPLYNRILIKEHAKGKLPEAPISIHEEEWYEDRNIELSLNTYVTSVDTDAKVVNTHESGEIPYDKLLVATGGTPTQLPVENSDADGIHHFWTFQDARGIREHAERSDTGVIVGAGLLGIDFAAVCGAQGIDANYLMRGDRWWRYALSSDGAEIMHEGMREVGVEPVFDSGVDHFEVDDEGHVTAAVDPNGDRFECDFAGVAIGLNFNTEFLRGAGIEQDNGIVVDEYMQTNVDDVYAAGDLTRFYDVLLGEQGQNGSWGSAKEQGRVAAVNMAADEEAEAFQWVSSYSITHFDFPFLSFGHPTLGDEHAERKYSDTEWRRIAFKDGRIVGGVLIGDLSPQSKFKQLMREQRIVADQADVLLEQTVDLDDLAAPQEQ
- a CDS encoding DUF5815 family protein, which produces MADPRGPGSAVDGLELPCGETVDPHEIDLGMREYSCPCGDVHAVVTDVHPPSRFFPESLVAVLQETIETDDEFEEFGTPHLLGVVLEEFPDDVVVHDASDDGAVGYTLLWMTAFDARRLHEVVVELVVELMEHAISHADDDAAVSEFESQMLEFDVAEFVEQYRRERDFESEHDQPV
- a CDS encoding ABC transporter ATP-binding protein codes for the protein MAAIELEGLTKRFGDVVAVDGLDLTVEEGEIFGFLGPNGAGKSTTIDILLDFIRPTGGTATVLGHDAQSEGLAVRARTGVLPDAYHVYDRLTGRQHVEFAIEMKGVDDDPDALLERVRIADAADRKAGGYSKGMRQRLVLAMALVGDPDLLVLDEPSTGLDPNGAREMREIIREENDRGTTVFFSSHIMEQVEAVCDRVAIIDRGRLVAVDTIDGLRDSSETGETLYVYVTELDADVVERVEPLAGVGSVAIDDGRLRVTVDGVSKFAVLHAIDEVAPVQDFSVVESSLEDLFVRYTNEGQEGAG
- a CDS encoding DUF7124 domain-containing protein, with amino-acid sequence MNGDSDMTLAFELEALKELASPERVFEDARGWTEYIGVVSEKPTYVVTNFTRKNRIRQDFFSGPRGKAESLEGVKDQFDTDRYVYIGASDEDEELADSVDWEYLAVEDAADAADWILATTADDEDDDAEQVRDDWP